One uncultured Fibrobacter sp. DNA window includes the following coding sequences:
- a CDS encoding FISUMP domain-containing protein codes for MKKNVIVASGIAASFALLVACGDEVTEVTNVSEMVSLDTVKKFKELPKCEEETEGSVMYVKDSAKVYVCTGDGWTRMNGKDGERGDKGDKGANGAAGDDGASCTAKQTKDKTGFDIVCDGKTVGTVKNGEDGKEGEKGEKGADGENGTSCSAKANKDKTGFDILCGGKTVGTIKNGEDGEDGDACTLTEDENGQVVVKCGEESVTLFKASCGTGSYDPATQFCANDMNVYPLCHKALEGFEQSLNADGTYDVESYFCDVTDLLVPLCNAKTYDFTTQFCAGDDFGAEPRCHKEPEGLGQLSEDGVYTRTSYFCDANDSLVALCGDDTYDTELQYCDSSGTKPRVVALCSGQSYELETHMCVDGQIKEAIACCIPEGQNSNWCNGHASSRYDIRKQFCDTRDGRPYKYVDVIAKNDSGNVVYSETWMAENLNYANTEEGESDCYGGISSNCDADGRLYTWNAALSYCPDGWDLPTKQQYTVLFDAVNKYGISYSFLDQKAGYKGVRDGWASRGRSSLLWTADGDTTYTDEAWRVSIRDSRFNNIGTNNKVNLESVICIKHK; via the coding sequence ATGAAGAAGAATGTAATTGTAGCATCAGGTATTGCCGCTAGCTTCGCATTATTGGTTGCGTGCGGTGATGAAGTCACCGAAGTGACCAATGTAAGCGAAATGGTATCTCTTGATACCGTCAAGAAATTCAAGGAACTCCCGAAGTGCGAAGAAGAGACCGAAGGCTCGGTCATGTACGTGAAGGATTCTGCGAAAGTGTATGTCTGTACCGGTGACGGTTGGACCCGTATGAACGGTAAAGACGGTGAAAGGGGCGACAAGGGCGACAAGGGCGCCAATGGCGCTGCCGGCGATGATGGCGCAAGCTGCACTGCCAAACAGACCAAGGACAAGACCGGCTTTGATATCGTTTGCGATGGCAAGACCGTCGGTACTGTCAAGAATGGCGAGGATGGTAAAGAGGGCGAAAAGGGCGAAAAGGGTGCCGATGGTGAAAACGGCACGAGTTGCTCCGCCAAGGCCAACAAGGACAAGACCGGATTCGATATTCTTTGCGGTGGCAAAACCGTTGGCACCATCAAGAACGGTGAAGATGGTGAAGATGGTGATGCCTGCACGCTTACGGAAGACGAAAATGGCCAAGTCGTCGTGAAGTGTGGCGAAGAATCCGTGACGCTGTTCAAGGCCTCTTGCGGTACCGGTTCTTATGATCCGGCGACCCAGTTCTGCGCGAACGACATGAATGTCTACCCGCTCTGCCACAAAGCATTGGAAGGCTTTGAACAAAGCCTTAATGCCGATGGTACCTATGACGTGGAATCCTATTTCTGCGATGTGACGGACCTCCTTGTGCCTTTGTGCAATGCAAAAACCTATGACTTCACGACTCAGTTCTGTGCTGGTGACGACTTTGGGGCCGAACCACGTTGTCACAAGGAACCCGAAGGCCTTGGTCAACTTAGTGAGGATGGGGTCTATACCAGAACTAGTTATTTCTGTGATGCGAATGACTCGCTCGTTGCCCTTTGCGGGGATGACACGTACGATACGGAACTTCAGTACTGCGATTCGAGTGGAACTAAACCGAGGGTCGTTGCATTGTGCTCCGGTCAATCGTACGAACTTGAGACTCATATGTGCGTCGATGGCCAGATTAAAGAAGCTATCGCCTGCTGCATCCCCGAAGGACAGAACAGCAACTGGTGTAACGGTCATGCAAGTTCACGCTACGATATCCGCAAGCAGTTCTGCGACACGCGCGATGGCCGTCCTTACAAGTATGTTGATGTCATCGCAAAAAATGATTCCGGGAACGTTGTTTACTCCGAAACCTGGATGGCTGAGAACTTGAACTATGCAAATACGGAAGAAGGTGAGTCTGATTGTTATGGCGGCATTTCTTCTAACTGTGATGCCGATGGCCGTCTTTATACTTGGAATGCTGCTTTAAGCTATTGCCCGGATGGTTGGGACTTGCCTACAAAGCAGCAATATACTGTTTTGTTTGATGCTGTTAATAAATATGGGATTAGCTATAGCTTCCTTGACCAAAAAGCAGGCTACAAGGGAGTAAGAGATGGTTGGGCTAGTCGCGGGAGAAGTTCGTTGTTATGGACGGCTGATGGAGATACGACTTATACTGATGAAGCATGGCGTGTATCCATAAGGGATAGTAGGTTCAATAATATAGGTACTAATAATAAGGTAAATCTTGAATCTGTTATTTGTATCAAACACAAATAG